In Cotesia glomerata isolate CgM1 linkage group LG8, MPM_Cglom_v2.3, whole genome shotgun sequence, the sequence taatttttttaatctaaagagTCCGCTTTTCGTAAGctgaagtaattaaataattaattaacaaatcataatactttaagtgaatttttctgaatttataaaactaatttataaaatgttatcTTCGACTTAACTTTCGGCATCCTACTACtacctataaaaaattaagcagTTAATTCAGAACTCAAATGACATGTATGCATAGTGaaactaacaataattatttaatattaaaaataataaaattactttctgtattaaatgttatttcacAAAAACTTTTGTTGTTGTGCTTGATGTAAATAATCAACACAGTATATcgtaaatgttaataaataatatcaatatggCTGACTGTTCTGATACTGGGTATTAGCTCATTTCGGGTGTACCGATAGAcgaatagtaaattttaaataacaataggattttttttgtattatcaattaattgctTCGAATTCTTAGTATTTgtattaatacataaaaaaaaaattttagtgaaaagTATTTCCATTAGGTTTCTATGAGCTTAAGATCATCGAGTGATTTCTTAGCAAAACCATTAAGAGACCTTGATAAGTCAGAAATCTAAGACTATTGAcatcattaacattttttttcaatatttccaatataatttaaagtttcattcatatttaattatgtcaaaaaaagaTTGAGGTTtcttataaagaaaattttgtttaatttgattgagtacgagataaaatataaaataataattgtcaaatcgTTCCGGTATTGGGTCTTTTACTTTACGTGTAAAGAGaagattaaaatcaaaattcttggttaaatattggaaatacaaaaaaatcataaggaacttttttgtaggaaattttctgTTGcataaaaaaggtccttatGAATTTCCCGCTATCTCTTATTATTGAGTCAGGATTTCAATTTTCCAAGTATTTGATTAGATAACgtgtttagaaaatttaaaatcaaaatttttgatttaatattgaaaatatgtagaaaaaaattataaagaaacttttttaggggggggggggggaatgaTGCGTCTGTGATAAcaaaaagtgataataaaaataaaaataataagaaatatataaaaaagtataGCTAGaggaataatataaaaatattagggtattaagaaattaacaaaaatgcTGGTCAGgcagaaaaatcattttaaaaaatatgatttgtTAACAAAGACTAATACCAAAGATggaaatagtaataataataataatataaagtgGTCTTAAAGTTGTAGCTTATAAGGAAAAATATGTTTAagaatcaaaatataaaataatttatattctaaaaattatttaatttaacattattgttaaaaactttGTAAAACACATAAttgtgatacaaataaaacccttatctatctatctacaaagaaacttttttatagaaaatttaatttccttaaaaaaagtcattatcAATTTCTCTCTATCTCTAGCCGGAATCTCTTATCATTTATCCGGAATTTtaactaatataaaattattgcttTCTCAAAtctattaacaattaataaacttttcagACGAATGGACCATCGACGAATTATCAGAAGCGATGCACATACCAGCGACAGTAATCCGCCGGAAAATAACCTTCTGGGTGTCCCAAGGCCTTTTGAAGCAAACATCAACAGACGTATTTCACCTCCAAGAAGAAAGCTCAAACAAAAACCGAGTGATCTCTGAAGTGATCGAGGAAGAAGAGGTCGAGAGCGCGATGGCTTCAGCTAGCGACCAACGGGAAGAAGAGCTCCAAGTCTTCTGGTCTTATATTGTCGGAATGCTCACTAATTTAGACTCTATGCCACTGGAGAGGATCCACCAGATGCTAAAGATGTTCGCGTCCCAAGGACCGGGTGCTGTCGAGTGTGGATTGCCAGAGTTGAGGCAGTTTCTAGATAAGAAAGTTCGCGAACATCAACTGCTTTACTCTGGAGGACTCTACAGGCTTCCTAAAATCTGAGTGttgattattgatttttggaagaaagcaTAAACagactttaaatttatactgTATATTTAATGTTCAGTTTACGAGGAACTGGCAGTTATAGTTACAGTATTTTGTAAAgaaactttaatattaaaaataagaaaattaattaattaattaattaactgggattattaattaattagcaaCAAATTTATTGACCAGGTCCGGAGAGAGACTTGTCCATGAATTTCTTCTTGGCGAAACACAGCCACCATTTGCTTGGCTTGCCATTGTCGCTGTATACTTTTTCGACAAGTCTTCCTGCAGTTTCTTGGCgaatttgttgtaaatattGTCTCattttatctgaaaatttttaaacaatttataaaaatattaatagagtatttaatacataaaaatacagttaaaaaaattaacttaaagcaaaaaaaaaaattctttaatttaaaaaaattttattattttgaatcaaaaaaattgttcttggttcaagaattttttttctttaatcaaataaatttttttatcattgtgaatgattttttcttcgagttaactataaaaatatattaatttatgttttaaaaatcctaaaaaacaaACCAGCtgggtaaaaaattattttagggctcgctcaaaatttttaaaactttcaaagtcaatattaatatcaacaaactaaatttttgtttctaaagtaaaagacccagttgttgacacttgcaattttattttagtttaaaaaaaaaaaaaaaaaaaaaaaaacaaattaataaattaaaattataaattaaaaaaaaattggttttttgaaaacatttaattttttttaattagaataaaattgcaagtgtcaaacaactagtgtcaataactgggtctttttaCCTTATAAAGTTAACacattaaacaatataaataaatcaccaaaaaaataaatacaagtctgaaaaaaaaataattactactgtattgttaaataatactaaagttagccaacgtttttaatttttttgttttcatttattaaactagaactaaaaaatgttttttaaaaattacactcagagtttttcaagttttttacaaattaaaatttttctttatttttttgtaataatatttcatttaaaaaaaattctaaaaatttttagatgtcggctaacttaattttcattattattaatttaataaaaatatttatccagcagctgaagaaaatttttacaatctttaCCGACTtctataactaaaaatttcgaCTTTTAGTTTTcagaatttatattatttttatccttcAAAGACTGacgataaaaatattgaaaattcaatttttaaaattctgaacttttaaaaattttgagtaagtcctaaaaaatttttttttctgatttatgttttatttaattcaagttgacaattataaatttctgacttcttgttaaataaaatctccgaaaaaatcaacattttattttgtgacGCTTGggcataaatatattttagtaataaacTCGAGTAAAAATTTGGTAGGTTTTTTAGCGCCACcctaattattataaataattaccagcTTCATCAGAAGTCTCTGGTTTAGCATAAACAGAATTCAATGGGAATCCAGGATCACCAGGAATGTCAAACTTAGATATCGCCAGCGAGTACATCTCCGTCAGCGCTTGATTATGTGTAGCACATTTTTGCAAGCGTTTCAAGCATTCCGTGATATACAAAGTTATATAAATAAGCAATCTGTCAGCTTCGTTctgaaagttaaaaaactcttaaatttttttccaattaattttaaagaaggaaaaaaatttcaacaactttaatgacaaaaaaattaatttagcagatgtttgataatttaaaaaatttttataacaaataaattgacaagaaaaaaattatttaaaaaattgacagaaattaaaaaaaaattaaaaatgcaattttttaaaaataattttttggaacaaatttttttgttaaataaaattaaaaaattgtctagtgacggctaactttaatatcataaagtaataaatattaatttagcagatagttgataatttttaaaatttttgttacaaattgtatgaaaattaaattagccgacatctgaaaatttttataattatttttattgaaaaaattgttactataaaattaaaagaaaaaatttcacatgtataaaatttgaaaaattatacgtgcaatttttttaaagtatttttttaattgaaatttaattgttaaaaaaaa encodes:
- the LOC123270781 gene encoding actin-related protein 2/3 complex subunit 3, with amino-acid sequence MPAYHSSFTKSDKLLGNMAMLPLKTTFRGPAPVCPPDTELDIIDEALYFFKANVFFRTYEIKNEADRLLIYITLYITECLKRLQKCATHNQALTEMYSLAISKFDIPGDPGFPLNSVYAKPETSDEADKMRQYLQQIRQETAGRLVEKVYSDNGKPSKWWLCFAKKKFMDKSLSGPGQ